A genome region from Deinococcus ruber includes the following:
- the rsmG gene encoding 16S rRNA (guanine(527)-N(7))-methyltransferase RsmG: MTPEGHALLLQGGRELGLELTPYADAFARLLALLREGSARMNLTALREEPDIILKHFVDSLSCLRGGFLDGELRVVDLGTGAGFPALPLSIVQPLLQMVPVDSTRKKIDYVSATAASLGLNNVHPLVGRAEALGHDAAHRERYDRVVVRAVASLPALVELSLPLLRVGGLLVAQKGPITPDELEAGRKTAGVLGGVLEDVQAFELPVLNEARTLVVVRKTRPSPGKYPRREGVPAKQPLF; the protein is encoded by the coding sequence GTGACGCCCGAAGGACACGCGCTGCTCCTTCAGGGTGGCCGCGAACTGGGGCTGGAACTGACTCCCTATGCCGATGCGTTTGCGCGGCTGCTGGCGCTGCTACGCGAAGGATCGGCGCGAATGAACCTGACAGCGCTGCGGGAAGAGCCTGACATCATCCTGAAGCATTTTGTGGACTCGCTGAGCTGTCTGCGGGGTGGCTTTCTGGACGGAGAATTACGGGTGGTCGATCTTGGCACGGGGGCGGGGTTTCCCGCGTTGCCACTCTCCATCGTGCAGCCGCTCCTCCAGATGGTGCCAGTCGATTCGACACGCAAAAAGATCGATTATGTGAGCGCTACTGCTGCCAGCCTGGGCCTGAACAACGTCCACCCGCTGGTCGGACGGGCCGAGGCACTTGGGCATGACGCGGCTCACCGGGAACGCTATGACCGCGTGGTGGTGCGTGCGGTCGCGTCGTTGCCCGCACTGGTCGAACTGAGCCTGCCTCTGCTGCGAGTCGGTGGCCTGCTGGTCGCACAGAAAGGGCCGATCACCCCAGACGAACTGGAGGCGGGACGTAAAACAGCGGGCGTGCTGGGTGGCGTGCTGGAAGACGTGCAGGCCTTCGAACTGCCTGTGCTGAACGAGGCACGCACGCTGGTGGTGGTCAGAAAAACCCGGCCTTCCCCCGGCAAGTATCCCCGCCGCGAAGGGGTTCCTGCCAAGCAGCCGCTGTTCTGA